GGTGATTAACATCATGAAATTTGGAATATTGTGATATCGCTGTGTAACAGCGATACAACACATTAAAAGAACAAACCCCAACACCGTCAGATGTGTTGGAAAATTATCTTTTTTTGTTTTGTCCCTGATAGAGTCAATAAAAATACCCGCACAAAAAGACGCTGAGATTCCTGCTAATTGGGAAAATGGAAACTGAAATCTGATATTTTTAAGAACGGGGATATTGTCCCAAAGTGAAAAAAATCCGTCAAATTTTAGTTCCGCAAAAAGAACAAGGATATAATTAATAGCCGCCATGAGCATAAAAGCATAAACCCACTTCCGCCGGTAGCCTCTAGAATAGATAAATGAAAGAATAATAAACGGCCACAATCCGAAATAGTAATTGTATATTACCGCGCTCGAAATGGTTATTTTGGGGGATTCAGCAGCAAAATATCTAGAACTGACAATCCCGTCAATAACAGGCAGCAAAATTGGCATTGAGAATAGCGCCATCAACAAGCTAACCAATGACAATATAAGCAATGAATATTTTATCGAATCAGCAAATGTCTCATTATTTTTTACATACAAGCAAACAAGAATAGCTAAAGCTGGAGCATAAAATACTAAGGGCAGATAGTACCCTGACAGGACATCCCAGGCCAAGATCAATGAAATCAATGGCAGGATAAAAAAAAATTTGCTGCTCCGGTTAGCTACAATGAAAGCAAGTAAAGACAAGGCCACAAAGGATACATCCAATAAAATAAATGCAGACAAAGCACCATGCATAAACGAACGACTGATGGAGATACAGCTAACAATGCTGGTCAGTCCCACTGTAAAAGACGCTACCTGGGACATTCCCATGATGCGAGCTATTGCTCTGCATGAAGATGCAAAAAATGCTGTCAAACAAAAAAATATCAAGTTTAAATTTATGTTAAAATTCGGTGACTCTGTATTCAGAATCAAACTGAACGGCATGTGATTTTCAGGGTCGGCCAGTAAAGGATATCCATGATGTTCATGGGCCTGCCAAAATGGAAAAAGTTCAGGTACTTTTTCCATATATTTAAGATATGGATAAATTCTTGCCCCATCTCCGCCGGGTGTATACTCATTAGTCAGGTATAAACGATAGCTCAGGAAGGCTACAAAAAGATATATTAAAAAAACGCCTATCGAAACGGCGGGCCACCTCAAACGTGGTATTTGCAATTGGCAAGTCACTATCTTGTGCTCACGACAAGGTCGTTG
Above is a window of Desulfobulbaceae bacterium DNA encoding:
- a CDS encoding YfhO family protein, encoding MEKVPELFPFWQAHEHHGYPLLADPENHMPFSLILNTESPNFNINLNLIFFCLTAFFASSCRAIARIMGMSQVASFTVGLTSIVSCISISRSFMHGALSAFILLDVSFVALSLLAFIVANRSSKFFFILPLISLILAWDVLSGYYLPLVFYAPALAILVCLYVKNNETFADSIKYSLLILSLVSLLMALFSMPILLPVIDGIVSSRYFAAESPKITISSAVIYNYYFGLWPFIILSFIYSRGYRRKWVYAFMLMAAINYILVLFAELKFDGFFSLWDNIPVLKNIRFQFPFSQLAGISASFCAGIFIDSIRDKTKKDNFPTHLTVLGFVLLMCCIAVTQRYHNIPNFMMLITFICIVISIVRKNVYVVFALFLSIIALLGYNLNESPLTNKAYFSKNNQTFSNYSGPYYWLNFSGRDKFTPYFVQSSFSMVFLHEYRLLLSLLYGKEVKAQRPQWIESYDGINLNKYNEQIADLMGIRPGKAKDDSAPFRVYDKWLVADENSSVAMMRNDDFSVSGPILLSSSPQFVSESEHDLEARVKLTGKTADTLTLDVSTNKNSIVLVPEIYHQNWYAWVDGEKSPVIKAYGSMRAVSVPPGKHEIVMRFVYMPFWWGSGIAIISLILSFIVAYRYRFLVCTQSLGMRRDEAG